In Toxoplasma gondii ME49 chromosome X, whole genome shotgun sequence, a single genomic region encodes these proteins:
- a CDS encoding hypothetical protein (encoded by transcript TGME49_225840) has protein sequence MKGNSEDVPPSRPSASPSSADPTERRPLFPPSSLPSSLGTSCFPFLSCAPAGPACVSPPSQPPAWPGAHAFSFLPFPVSSPSAPVGGFRPFPAQPLWPAGPDSAPRGPVSAPLPCASPIYFPPPLICPPSVVPVVGVNPPVGPLSPLLRQEVPEATHAAEGEARSRGDALAGGSVRAEEPGAREDAGHVPAEHEEGGTPGEAEKPANEGGSLEEGLQRDSDPSKDTIRFVPLDQVFPSPEEQASYASAMASVYAGQLDVWYWYSRQLSMQLDLLRLSSTTASSQPLGFLSGLSPDGNDVLLTPNGLLAEGFASPLSSPLTPHGGALRPEETPASPSPIDTNTGSRLGGVGAVFRLCGLEFCFGRNHGAQGAGANSLGLHNPDALGYSVADNFRGNAASAASGQEVRASGPAPPPASGSPSHRPGTDGEAEAEVPGEAGGRINNAWDQYNIGVFVKLLLLLFLFDAGREVYIVTLLFLLMHVNGFFDPLITWMRQNSHTQPLEVTLARLRHRRERRPLQLLQRQQRELRTSTDMRRQERGIAATDETRSSEAESGASASSSSSMSSSVSFAPSTSTEAEAPGLRRRVLSREGDRDERREGREGHEREREQEEGRDREREAFGRPTYLQRVLYQGVVMFFLTFLPWWNPDPIYLVQDDEEDEVDWPVNQAQSGAEEEDAAFAERVDHE, from the exons ATGAAGGGCAATAGCGAGGATGTGCCGCCGTCTCGGCCTTCCGCTTCCCCGTCGTCGGCAGACCCGACTGAGCGGCGTCCTTTgtttccgccttcttcgctccctTCATCTCTCGGGACTTCTtgcttccccttcctctcaTGCGCTCCTGCTGGTCCTGCGTGCGTGTCGCCGCCCTCGCAGCCTCCTGCGTGGCCAGGCGCGCatgccttctccttccttccgtttcctgtctcctccccttccGCGCCGGTGGGCGGCTTCCGGCCCTTCCCGGCGCAGCCGCTGTGGCCCGCCGGGCCTGACAGCGCCCCCCGAGGGCCTGTATCCGCTCCTCTTCCGTGTGCTTCTCCAATCTACTTTCCGCCTCCCCTCATTTGTCCGCCTTCTGTCGTTCCTGTCGTCGGCGTCAATCCCCCCGTgggccctctgtctccactgctTCGTCAGGAGGTTCCCGAGGCCACCCATgccgcagaaggagaagcccGGAGCCGTGGAGACGCGCTAGCGGGCGGCAGCGTCCGAGCTGAGGAACCCggcgcgcgagaagacgcaggccACGTGCCAGCTGaacacgaagaaggcgggacGCCCggtgaagcagagaaaccggCTAATGAGGGTGGAAGCCTCGAGGAGGGCctacagagagacagtgaCCCTTCAAAAGACACCATTCGGTTTGTGCCGCTCGATCAAGTTTTCCCCAGTCCAGAGGAGCAAGCGTCGTACGCGTCGGCAATGGCCAGCGTGTACGCGGGACAGCTGGACGTCTGGTACTGGTACAGTCGCCAGCTGTCAATGCAGCTGGATCTTCTGCGGCTCTCGTCGACAACCGCATCTTCGCAGcctctcggctttctctcgGGATTGTCTCCCGACGGAAACGACGTTCTCCTGACTCCGAACGGGCTTCTCGCCGAAGGGttcgcgtcgcctctgtcctCGCCCCTCACGCCCCACGGGGGCGCTCTGCGaccggaggagacacctgccTCCCCCAGCCCCATCGACACCAACACAGGGAGCCGCTTGGGCGGCGTCGGCGCCGTTTTCCGGCTCTGCGGCCTCGAGTTCTGTTTCGGACGCAACCATGGAGCTCAAGGAGCCGGTGCGAACTCGCTGGGGCTCCACAACCCGGACGCCCTCGGCTACTCGGTCGCAGACAACTTTCGCGGCAATGCTGCTTCAGCCGCCAGTGGACAGGAAGTGCGC GCATCAGGCCCTGCGCCGCCTCCAGCTTCCGGGTCGCCCAGCCACCGCCCCGGCACCGATGGTGAGGCAGAGGCCGAAGTGCCAGGCGAGGCGGGCGGCCGCATCAACAATGCGTGGGATCAGTACAACATTGGCGTGTTTGTAAAattgctgctgctgctctttctcttcgacgcCGGCAGAGAGGTGTACATTGTCAcacttctttttcttctcatgCACGTCAACGGCTTCTTCGACCCCCTCATCACGTGGATGCGACAAAACAGTCACACTCAGCCGCTCGAAGTG ACTCTCGCGAGGCTACGCCACCGCCGAGAACGGCGCCCCCTTCAGCTCCTCCAGCGCCAGCAACGAGAGCTGCGGACGTCAACTGACATGCGCCGCCAAGAAA GAGGTATTGCTGCGACGGATGAAACCAGGAGCTCTGAAGCTGAGTCCGGagcttcagcttcttcctcttcttcgatgTCATCTTCAGTCTCTTTCGCTCCCTCCACCTCAACAGAAGCCGAGGCGCCCGGTCTTCGGCGTCGGGTGCTGTCGCGCGAGGGCGACAGGGACGAAAGACgtgagggaagagaagggcacgagagagagcgtgaacaagaggaaggcagagacagagagcgagaagcgttTGGGCGGCCCACATATCTTCAGCGCGTGCTCTATCAAGGCGTTGTCATGTTTTTCCTCACTTTCCTTCCGTGGTGGAATCCCGACCCAATCTACCTCGTCCAAGAtgacgaggaggacgaagTAGACTGGCCCGTGAATCAGGCGCAGTCGGgggctgaagaagaagacgcagcgtTTGCGGAGCGAGTTGACCACGAGTGA